In Lotus japonicus ecotype B-129 chromosome 5, LjGifu_v1.2, one genomic interval encodes:
- the LOC130719717 gene encoding probable WRKY transcription factor 48: protein MSNAMENNKNYILISDSEDEGEIRDFDLNEEPPSPIIDLNEVPPSSPIDLIGVPFNSQVYAIDCNMPMDDDLAQTSLTPPKVHVTTDSHEQHNNGKRVNLEIHDTNKGKMSMYCLEEASAKFGEGWSVTKDFQLGGKSNKNEATQRSILPLEKVVVAASAALESGSKRSYFSCITAGCPVRKQVERAPQNLKYVVVTYEGTHNHKVTMEKHIDPSLDADKFLKVAASLSTVAIPGNVNIPKHGANREDDNDFARLPSGQNFCNDHGNVESSSTNQIQFINLKNDDNDI from the exons ATGTCTAATGCAATGGAAAACAATAAGAACTACATCTTAATATCAGATTCTGAGGATGAAGGAGAAATAAGAGATTTTGATTTAAATGAAGAGCCTCCTTCTCCAATCATTGATTTAAATGAAGTGCCTCCTTCTTCTCCCATTGATTTAATTGGAGTTCCTTTTAATTCTCAG GTCTATGCTATTGATTGCAACATGCCAATGGATGACGACCTAGCTCAAACATCATTGACTCCTCCTAAAGTACATGTTACAACAGATAGTCATGAACAACACAATAATGGGAAGCGGGTTAACTTGGAAATTCATGATACTAATAAAGGTAAAATGTCAATGTATTGTTTGGAGGAAGCAAGTGCTAAATTTGGTGAAGGCTGGTCAGTAACTAAAGATTTCCAATTAGGAGGAAAAAGCAACAAAAATGAAGCCACTCAACGAAGCATCTTACCTCTTGAAAAGGTTGTTGTTGCTGCTTCTGCTGCTCTGGAATCTGGATCAAAAAG GAGCTACTTCAGTTGCATAACTGCTGGATGTCCTGTTAGGAAGCAAGTTGAGAGAGCTCCGCAAAATTTGAAATATGTGGTTGTTACTTACGAGGGCACACATAATCACAAGGTTACCATGGAAAAACATATAGATCCCTCACTTGATGCTGATAAATTTCTCAAAGTCGCTGCTTCGCTATCGACTGTTGCAATACCTGGGAATGTTAATATTCCAAAGCATGGAGCCAATCGTGAAGATGACAATGATTTTGCGAGGCTCCCTTCGGGGCAAAATTTCTGCAATGACCATGGGAATGTTGAATCTTCCTCCACAAACCAAATTCAGTTTATCAACTTGAAGAACGATGACAATGATATATGA